A single window of Musa acuminata AAA Group cultivar baxijiao unplaced genomic scaffold, Cavendish_Baxijiao_AAA HiC_scaffold_1079, whole genome shotgun sequence DNA harbors:
- the LOC135666298 gene encoding endoglucanase 6-like isoform X1 codes for MVSSPRLFWPLLAFLLAVLRPSAAAHDYGDALRKSIIFFEGQRSGKLPHDQRLTWRRDSGLHDGAADGVDLTGGYYDAGDNVKFGFPMAFTTTLMAWSVIDFGKSMGPQHLAEALKAVRWATDYLLKATAVPCVVYVQVGDAFRDHSCWERPEDMDTPRTVYKVDRDHPGSEIAGETAAALAAASIAFRSADPAYSARLLDRAISVFEFADKHRGAYSSSLHDAVCPFYCDVSGYEDELLWGAAWLHKASRRRNYREYIRRNEVILHAGDSINEFGWENKHAGINVLISKEVLMGKDDYLESFRINADNFICSLLPGISDHPQIQYSPGGLLFKAGGSNMQHVTALSFLLLAYSNYLSHAGGRVACGGASASPVTLKRVAKRQVDYILGDNPLGMSYMVGYGARWPRRIHHRGSSLPSVKVHPGRIGCKAGTAYYLSPSPNPNVLVGAVVGGPTNTSDAFPDARPAFQQSEPTTYINAPLLGLLAFFSAHPDPNSWSQD; via the exons ATGGTGTCCTCGCCGCGGCTGTTCTGGCCGTTGCTGGCCTTCCTTCTGGCGGTGCTACGGCCGTCCGCAGCCGCGCATGACTACGGCGATGCTCTCCGCAAGAGCATTATTTTCTTCGAGGGGCAGCGCTCCGGCAAGCTACCACACGACCAGCGCCTCACCTGGCGCCGGGACTCAGGACTCCACGACGGCGCCGCCGACGGG GTGGACCTGACGGGCGGGTACTACGACGCGGGGGACAACGTCAAGTTCGGCTTCCCCATGGCGTTCACCACGACGCTGATGGCTTGGAGCGTCATCGACTTCGGGAAGAGCATGGGGCCGCAGCACTTGGCGGAGGCGCTTAAGGCGGTGCGGTGGGCGACGGACTACCTTCTCAAGGCCACCGCCGTGCCCTGCGTGGTGTACGTCCAGGTCGGCGATGCCTTCCGCGACCACTCCTGCTGGGAGCGCCCCGAGGACATGGACACCCCGAGGACCGTCTACAAGGTGGACCGCGACCACCCCGGCTCCGAAATCGCCGGCGAGACCGCCGCCGCCCTCGCCGCCGCCTCCATCGCCTTCCGCTCCGCCGATCCCGCCTACTCCGCCCGCCTCCTCGATCGCGCCATCTCC GTGTTCGAGTTCGCGGACAAGCACCGGGGCGCCTACAGCAGCAGCCTCCATGACGCGGTGTGCCCGTTCTACTGCGACGTGTCGGGATACGAG GACGAGCTGTTGTGGGGCGCGGCGTGGCTACACAAGGCCTCGCGGAGGCGGAACTACCGCGAGTACATCAGGAGGAACGAGGTGATCCTCCACGCCGGCGACAGCATCAACGAGTTCGGCTGGGAAAACAAGCACGCGGGCATCAACGTCCTCATCTCCAAG GAAGTTTTGATGGGGAAGGATGATTACTTGGAGTCTTTCCGGATAAACGCGGATAACTTCATCTGCTCGCTGCTGCCGGGGATATCTGATCATCCACAAATCCAGTACTCGCCAG GTGGGCTGTTGTTCAAGGCCGGAGGGAGCAACATGCAGCACGTCACGGCGCTCTCCTTCCTGCTCCTCGCCTACTCCAACTACCTCAGCCACGCGGGCGGCCGGGTGGCCTGCGGTGGCGCCTCCGCCTCGCCCGTGACGCTCAAGCGCGTGGCCAAACGTCAG GTGGACTACATACTGGGGGACAACCCGCTGGGGATGTCGTACATGGTGGGGTACGGGGCGCGGTGGCCGCGGCGGATCCACCACCGGGGGAGCTCGCTGCCGTCGGTGAAGGTGCACCCGGGGCGGATCGGGTGCAAGGCCGGGACGGCCTACTACCTCAGCCCGTCGCCCAACCCCAACGTTCTGGTGGGAGCGGTGGTGGGCGGGCCGACCAACACCAGCGACGCCTTCCCCGACGCCCGCCCCGCATTCCAGCAGTCGGAGCCCACCACCTACATCAACGCCCCCCTCCTCGGCCTCCTCGCCTTCTTCTCCGCCCACCCCGACCCCAACTCCTGGTCCCAGGACTAA
- the LOC135666298 gene encoding endoglucanase 6-like isoform X2 has product MVSSPRLFWPLLAFLLAVLRPSAAAHDYGDALRKSIIFFEGQRSGKLPHDQRLTWRRDSGLHDGAADGVRPPFFGISWCGLVSWGVDLTGGYYDAGDNVKFGFPMAFTTTLMAWSVIDFGKSMGPQHLAEALKAVRWATDYLLKATAVPCVVYVQVGDAFRDHSCWERPEDMDTPRTVYKVDRDHPGSEIAGETAAALAAASIAFRSADPAYSARLLDRAISVFEFADKHRGAYSSSLHDAVCPFYCDVSGYEDELLWGAAWLHKASRRRNYREYIRRNEVILHAGDSINEFGWENKHAGINVLISKEVLMGKDDYLESFRINADNFICSLLPGISDHPQIQYSPGGLLFKAGGSNMQHVTALSFLLLAYSNYLSHAGGRVACGGASASPVTLKRVAKRQVDYILGDNPLGMSYMVGYGARWPRRIHHRGSSLPSVKVHPGRIGCKAGTAYYLSPSPNPNVLVGAVVGGPTNTSDAFPDARPAFQQSEPTTYINAPLLGLLAFFSAHPDPNSWSQD; this is encoded by the exons ATGGTGTCCTCGCCGCGGCTGTTCTGGCCGTTGCTGGCCTTCCTTCTGGCGGTGCTACGGCCGTCCGCAGCCGCGCATGACTACGGCGATGCTCTCCGCAAGAGCATTATTTTCTTCGAGGGGCAGCGCTCCGGCAAGCTACCACACGACCAGCGCCTCACCTGGCGCCGGGACTCAGGACTCCACGACGGCGCCGCCGACGGGGTAAGGCCACCTTTTTTCGGTATCTCGTGGTGTGGCCTCGTTTCGTGGGGG GTGGACCTGACGGGCGGGTACTACGACGCGGGGGACAACGTCAAGTTCGGCTTCCCCATGGCGTTCACCACGACGCTGATGGCTTGGAGCGTCATCGACTTCGGGAAGAGCATGGGGCCGCAGCACTTGGCGGAGGCGCTTAAGGCGGTGCGGTGGGCGACGGACTACCTTCTCAAGGCCACCGCCGTGCCCTGCGTGGTGTACGTCCAGGTCGGCGATGCCTTCCGCGACCACTCCTGCTGGGAGCGCCCCGAGGACATGGACACCCCGAGGACCGTCTACAAGGTGGACCGCGACCACCCCGGCTCCGAAATCGCCGGCGAGACCGCCGCCGCCCTCGCCGCCGCCTCCATCGCCTTCCGCTCCGCCGATCCCGCCTACTCCGCCCGCCTCCTCGATCGCGCCATCTCC GTGTTCGAGTTCGCGGACAAGCACCGGGGCGCCTACAGCAGCAGCCTCCATGACGCGGTGTGCCCGTTCTACTGCGACGTGTCGGGATACGAG GACGAGCTGTTGTGGGGCGCGGCGTGGCTACACAAGGCCTCGCGGAGGCGGAACTACCGCGAGTACATCAGGAGGAACGAGGTGATCCTCCACGCCGGCGACAGCATCAACGAGTTCGGCTGGGAAAACAAGCACGCGGGCATCAACGTCCTCATCTCCAAG GAAGTTTTGATGGGGAAGGATGATTACTTGGAGTCTTTCCGGATAAACGCGGATAACTTCATCTGCTCGCTGCTGCCGGGGATATCTGATCATCCACAAATCCAGTACTCGCCAG GTGGGCTGTTGTTCAAGGCCGGAGGGAGCAACATGCAGCACGTCACGGCGCTCTCCTTCCTGCTCCTCGCCTACTCCAACTACCTCAGCCACGCGGGCGGCCGGGTGGCCTGCGGTGGCGCCTCCGCCTCGCCCGTGACGCTCAAGCGCGTGGCCAAACGTCAG GTGGACTACATACTGGGGGACAACCCGCTGGGGATGTCGTACATGGTGGGGTACGGGGCGCGGTGGCCGCGGCGGATCCACCACCGGGGGAGCTCGCTGCCGTCGGTGAAGGTGCACCCGGGGCGGATCGGGTGCAAGGCCGGGACGGCCTACTACCTCAGCCCGTCGCCCAACCCCAACGTTCTGGTGGGAGCGGTGGTGGGCGGGCCGACCAACACCAGCGACGCCTTCCCCGACGCCCGCCCCGCATTCCAGCAGTCGGAGCCCACCACCTACATCAACGCCCCCCTCCTCGGCCTCCTCGCCTTCTTCTCCGCCCACCCCGACCCCAACTCCTGGTCCCAGGACTAA